A DNA window from Brassica napus cultivar Da-Ae chromosome A4, Da-Ae, whole genome shotgun sequence contains the following coding sequences:
- the LOC106446887 gene encoding 3-ketoacyl-CoA synthase 12, whose protein sequence is MDLLLLLFSILLSYLFFKIWKLIDSKKDKDCYILDYQCHKPSDDRMVSTQFSGEIIHRNKNLGLNEYKFLLKAIVSSGIGEQTYAPRLVFEGREERPSLQDGISEMEDFYVESIGKLLERQKISPKEIDILVVNVSMLSTMPSLASRIINHYKMREDVKVFNLTGMGCSASLISVDIVKNIFKSYANKLALIATSESLGPNWYSGNNRSMILANCLFRSGGCAILLTNKRSLRKKAMFRLKCMVRTHHGAREDSYNCCIQSEDEQGRVGFYLGKNLPKAATRAFVDNLKVITPKILPVTELFRFMLKLLIKKIKMHQNPSKASMNLPPGTPIKAGINFKTGIEHFCIHTGGKAVIDGIGHSLDLSEYDIEPARMTLHRFGNTSASSLWYVLAYMEAKKRLKRGDRVFMISFGAGFKCNSCVWEVVRDLTVGGSKGNVWNHCIDDYPPKSISNPYLEKFGWIQDEELDTFKIPDGFM, encoded by the coding sequence atggatcttctccttctcttgtTCTCTATTCTTCTCTCATATCTCTTCTTCAAGATCTGGAAACTCATAGACTCAAAGAAAGACAAAGACTGCTACATCTTAGACTACCAATGTCATAAACCATCGGACGACCGAATGGTGAGCACTCAGTTCAGCGGAGAAATCATTCACCGAAACAAGAACCTCGGTTTAAACGAATACAAGTTCCTTCTGAAAGCCATCGTAAGCTCAGGGATTGGAGAACAAACCTACGCTCCAAGACTCGTCTTCGAAGGCCGAGAAGAGCGTCCTTCATTACAAGATGGGATCTCGGAGATGGAAGATTTCTACGTAGAAAGCATCGGAAAACTCCTGGAGAGACAAAAAATCTCACCTAAAGAAATCGACATCCTCGTAGTCAACGTCTCCATGCTCTCCACAATGCCTTCTTTAGCTTCAAGAATCATAAACCATTACAAGATGAGGGAAGACGTCAAGGTCTTCAACTTGACCGGGATGGGATGTAGCGCGAGTCTAATCTCCGTAGACATTGTGAAGAACATTTTCAAGAGCTACGCAAACAAGTTAGCTCTTATTGCTACATCCGAGTCTTTAGGCCCTAATTGGTACAGCGGAAACAACCGTTCGATGATTCTAGCTAACTGCTTGTTCCGGTCCGGTGGCTGTGCTATTCTTTTGACTAACAAACGTAGCTTGAGAAAGAAAGCTATGTTTAGGCTTAAGTGTATGGTACGGACTCACCATGGAGCTAGAGAGGATTCTTACAACTGTTGTATCCAGTCCGAGGACGAACAAGGCCGTGTAGGGTTTTACTTGGGGAAGAATCTACCAAAAGCGGCGACTCGAGCTTTTGTAGACAATCTCAAGGTCATAACACCCAAGATTCTTCCAGTAACCGAGCTCTTCAGGTTCATGCTAAAGCTACTCATCAAGAAAATCAAGATGCATCAAAACCCTAGCAAGGCCTCCATGAATCTCCCACCGGGGACTCCTATAAAGGCAGGGATCAACTTCAAAACCGGGATCGAACATTTTTGCATTCATACTGGAGGAAAAGCGGTGATTGATGGGATTGGACATAGCTTGGATTTAAGCGAGTATGATATTGAACCGGCGAGGATGACTCTTCACCGGTTTGGGAATACATCGGCTAGTAGTTTGTGGTATGTTTTGGCTTATATGGAAGCTAAGAAGAGACTGAAGAGAGGAGATAGAGTGTTTATGATAAGCTTTGGAGCTGGTTTTAAATGCAATAGCTGCGTTTGGGAAGTTGTGAGAGATCTCACCGTTGGAGGATCAAAAGGGAATGTGTGGAATCATTGCATTGATGATTATCCACCTAAATCGATTTCGAATCCTTATTTGGAGAAGTTTGGTTGGATTCAAGATGAAGAACTTGATACTTTCAAGATCCCTGACGGGTTTATGTAA
- the BNAA04G16550D gene encoding uncharacterized protein BNAA04G16550D, which yields MKEEERHGSSSDSSSSSSLPVSYGVDYEKYNFSSSVSSLSRPFSPEGSSNKSCVLENNLSSVFSLDHDDSLPIFSRERPCSCVHHVFQWILQRCCGCFC from the exons atgaaggaagaagagagacaTGGTTCATCATccgattcttcttcttcgtcttctcttcCTGTGAGCTACGGAGTTGACTACGAAAAATACAACTTCTCCTCTtctgtttcttctctttctcgACCGTTTTCTCCGGAAGGATCAAGCAACAAGAGCTGTGTTCTGGAAAATAATCTTTCCTCTGTTTTCTCGTTGGACCATGACGACAGTCTCCCCATCTTCTCTAGAGAGAGACCATGTTCTTGTGTCCATCATGT CTTCCAGTGGATTCTGCAGAGGTGTTGTGGCTGTTTCTGTTAG